In Hippoglossus hippoglossus isolate fHipHip1 chromosome 24, fHipHip1.pri, whole genome shotgun sequence, a single genomic region encodes these proteins:
- the LOC117758258 gene encoding galectin-3-like has protein sequence MDHSDALCGSCPSYGSAPQTNSLWPTLPPSGTGFPAWPGQPAQATPCWTGQPNSPCWTTTQPAQVSVPAPVLFPAPVQAVSPAPVPTAIVPAPVLAPAQASGQPCYPCWPGTEYQPFQPPAPIQAQLPAPAPALAPAPTLIPVTAPAPAPAPAPAPAPSAHQHLPGWPARPGWPYNPGQSGWPGQNPSMMPLHWLPPTSGPLSVPYNLNLARGVYDKMMMTILGHVKPNAKMFTVNFLRGNDIAFHINPRFNEGGKQVFVRNHKLGERWGPEERDLKGPFPFAPGSPFEMKILCTQEVFRVAVNNIPLFEFRHRIRELNRVDRINILHDVVLTYVNIETLP, from the exons ATGGAT caTTCTGACGCTCTCTGTGGCAGCTGCCCGTCCTATGGTTCTGCCCCACAGACTAACAGCCTCTGGCCCACCCTGCCTCCGTCTGGAACTGGTTTCCCTGCGTGGCCGGGACAGCCCGCCCAGGCCACACCGTGCTGGACCGGCCAGCCAAACTCACCCTGCTGGACTACGACACAACCAGCTCAGGTCTCCGTCCCGGCTCCTGTTCTGTTTCCTGCCCCAGTGCAGGCTGTATCACCAGCTCCAGTACCAACTGCCATAGTGCCAGCTCCAGTTCTAGCTCCAGCTCAAGCCTCAGGGCAGCCCTGCTACCCTTGTTGGCCAGGCACAGAGTATCAGCCTTTTCAGCCACCAGCTCCAATTCAAGCCCAGCTGCCTGCTCCAGCCCCGGCTCTGGCCCCGGCTCCAACTCTAATCCCAGTTACAGCACCTGCTCCTgcacctgctcctgctcctgctcctgctccaagCGCCCATCAACATTTACCTGGGTGGCCTGCCCGCCCCGGCTGGCCTTATAACCCAGGACAGTCAGGGTGGCCTGGACAGAATCCATCTATGATGCCTCTCCACTGGCTTCCACCTACATCTGGACCTCTA AGTGTTCCATACAACTTGAACCTGGCACGAGGGGTGTATGACAAGATGATGATGACCATCCTGGGCCACGTGAAACCTAATGCTAAAAT GTTCACAGTGAACTTCCTGAGGGGCAATGACATCGCCTTTCATATCAACCCTCGCTTCAATGAAGGGGGCAAACAGGTGTTTGTCCGTAACCACAAACTGGGCGAGCGCTGGGGCCCTGAAGAGAGGGACCTGAAGGGGCCCTTCCCCTTTGCCCCCGGGAGCCCGTTTGAG ATGAAGATCCTGTGCACTCAGGAGGTGTTCAGGGTGGCGGTGAACAACATCCCGTTGTTTGAGTTTCGACACCGCATCAGAGAGCTGAACCGGGTCGACAGAATCAACATCCTGCATGACGTCGTCCTCACCTACGTCAACATCGAGACACTTCCATAG